A region of the Harpia harpyja isolate bHarHar1 chromosome 14, bHarHar1 primary haplotype, whole genome shotgun sequence genome:
CAACGgcctcttcaaaatgaaaaataaaggagaaaagaagagctCAAGACAATaacgggggggaaaaaaagaagaaaaaaatccaaaatgatCTCATTACAAAGAATGGGAAAAGAACCATTATGGTACACTTCGACTTTCTGAAATAGCTGCAGAAACTCGGctcagctttcctcttcctcctcctcccttcccccccagaTCTTTTGCCCGAGGACAGAGTCCTGCTGCTCACATCTCATTGGAGTAGGTGTAGTTCGGGGTGGCCGAGTACTGCGTCTCGTGCTGCATCATGGCCCCCTGCGCCGCCCCCATCGCTGCATTCTGTGCTGCCTGCTGGACGTGGGGGTTCTTCCATGCCCCTGTGGTCCACTCCTCCTGGGCTTTGCTGAAGCTCCCACCGCTCCCCCGGTAAAACTTATGCACCTGTAGCAGGTTGGAAAGAGAAAATCCTGAGGCGCTGAGCGACTGCGGCTCACGCTGACCTTCCAGGGTAGCAGCAAGGGCTCCCTGAAGCAACGCGGCACCCCCCTCTCTTCCCATACCATAGTGAGAGCGATGAAGGAGAAGACTGCCATCCCCGTGAACAGGACGGTGGGGATCAGCATCACCACAGCCGACCCCACGTTGGTCCCAAAGAAGGAAATTGCTGCAATCCAGCCGCTGCAAGGAGATCAAAACAGCCAGTCCATTCAACAGCCTGGGGCTTTCCCATCTGGCTCTGCACACCGCAGCCTGCCAGCATCCCTCCCAGCTCCTCAAACCATCTGCCCCAAGGAGAGAAGCGACTGAAGCACCGAGGATGTTAAAAACACCAAGAGGCCACAGCACCAGCCCAACGGTGACTGTCCTTGCACACAACACGAGACCAGCACCTTCCTTACCAGACACCCCAGCCAGGGATTCCCACCGCCTGGATAATGCTGATCACCAGCTGGGCCATGAAGGTGAAGAAGAAGGCCATGAAGCTGAAGGAACTGTCTGTCCTGCAAGAGAAGTCTCAGTCACTCTCTATACCTCCATCCCTGCTGCACTGCAAGGGAAGGGAGATGCTCCCACATCTCAGATCCTTTCGGGGCAGAAGCAGCTGTGGTTTAGTAAGAGTGTGGTGagaagcagagctgcctgcagacagcagGCACCAGAGCAAAACTAAAGGCAAGGGAGAAACTGCGAGAGGCTGAAGGTGGTGAAGGGGCACCTGGGAAAGCCACGGGGCATCAGACCCTCCCCATGGCTCGGCCAGCTCAGTGCATCAGGCAAGAGGGCATCTGTGTTCAGACACGGCTCTCggctcacaccaccccaccatcAGACTCGACCTTCCCGTACGGGGAAGAAATACACCCCCAGTTTTCTAGATTTGGGGATACTGCACTGGGGATCGACCTCAGCAGCATGGGTAATCAATACAAGCACCTCAAGGACtcatggaaaaatataaaagaagccTCAAggatgggcaggaggggagggaaagtTGGCAACTCCATCCTCACCATTCCCCCTGACGCTGCCCAGAGGCACACATAGGGTGTCTTTATATtgcagggttggggttttggcCCTCATGAAATCCCAAGCACCCTTGCTTTGAAGATTAGAAAGTAAAGCTAAAGGGCTGGACAGAAAGAGCAGAAATTCCCCCAAATATTCAGGCTATACCCCAAGCTAAGCACGAACCGtttaggaaggaaaacaaacaaaaaaaaaaggcgatGAGAAGCCAGGCTCAGGTGTGACCACTTACTTGAAAGCTTTGTAAATAGGTCTAAACCAGCAGACATAGGAGCAGGGTGTAAAGAGAATGAGCCAGAGAATTGCCAGTCCAAAATTAACAGCTCCGCCGCCTCCAATCAGCCATGCGAGGCAGCCAACGAGATTCACTGCCAAGGTGATGCTGTTcactgcaaacacacacacacacacacagagggagcACAGTAGCACGTACGCAAGGACGTCAGTGTGATACGAGAGACCCCAACCCCAGGAATGCCCACGTGGGGCTGACCTCCAGTGGGTTTGGCCAGCAATGTGTTACCCTAACTGGATTTCCCTTAAATTAAGCTGGCTGAGTCCAGAGAGCATCCCCAGGATGGCTCAGCCAAAGGGGGTCTAACctcagctgaggaggaggaggaggaaggaaggaaaaaaaaaaaaaaaaaaaaattaaaacattgctCAGAGTTGTAATGTCTTAAGCAGGTCCAGGGCTCGTGGGGCTCCAAGGATGAGAAAGAGCCATATCCTCCCACTGCCGGCAAGCCAGGGCACGTTTCCACCAACAGAAGGAAACTGGAGGAATCGAAGTGAAGCTTTTTCACATGCCTCCAGCTACAGTTTCACTGAAGGAGCTTGTGCAAGAGTTCCCCAAGCTAACACCCCCTGAGCTGAGAGCTGAAGTCCTGAACTCCTGGCCCCCACCCCACCAGTTCAGGGGGGTGGCATGTTTGCTTCTCCCACCCCTGCTCGGGGTTAAGCCATACAAGGGCTATTACTATGAAGCCCAGCTTAGCAGACACAGGACAAAGCAGAGAAGGCTCATCTGCATTCTGACGCCTCCGATTTTTGAGAATGATTCATTATTTCGACGAGAATTAAAACCCTCCCACCGCCACCCGCAACAGAGCTGCAGCTGGCAAGAAAAGGagctcagctggctgggctgaCCA
Encoded here:
- the SCAMP5 gene encoding secretory carrier-associated membrane protein 5 produces the protein MAEKVNNFPPLPKFIPLKPCFYQDFDAEIPPQHRTMAKRLYYLWMLNSITLAVNLVGCLAWLIGGGGAVNFGLAILWLILFTPCSYVCWFRPIYKAFKTDSSFSFMAFFFTFMAQLVISIIQAVGIPGWGVCGWIAAISFFGTNVGSAVVMLIPTVLFTGMAVFSFIALTMVHKFYRGSGGSFSKAQEEWTTGAWKNPHVQQAAQNAAMGAAQGAMMQHETQYSATPNYTYSNEM